In Fimbriimonadaceae bacterium, the following are encoded in one genomic region:
- the fliD gene encoding flagellar filament capping protein FliD — MSIGSSLSGITFSGLSSGIDTEGLIKQLLQVEAIPIQRLQLQEAQLNSRSSVLQQLKNQMQTLSTNAAGLNSLAAFNPISASTSDSSVATLSATSGAVAGSYDLSVSKLAKAHKFSSSAQSDTTSALGLAGKFVVNGKAVDVVATDSLAAVAQKITNANVGVTASVIDGGAGSAYLTITASSTGATNKIQIADLSGTVADTLGLVAGAATIRESIANGATSFGFSSSTTAVGSLFGATGLASGTVLINGVGVSIDPNADSLQAIADKINAAGTGATATVRSAQKNGATVYKLDISGATTPTFADDQNILGSLGILQQPIGSELVAAQSAEYTLDTIAFTSETNAITTVIPGVTLTLLSADETTPKTSTLTLQRDTDGVKSSVQGFVDSFNGVIDFIKQNSAFDKDTFNSGALFGDPVARQVESAITDLLFNTVPGLTGTYTNLSQLGFSMGEEGKLTFDQAAFDTAMAADPAGVSAVFRAMGKGSTDSITYVSSSDKTVASGTGSYDVVISQIATKGSYTGSVAQTAPSSVPETLTFDGTLFGSTPYQLVLPIGSTAAAAVDQINNDSALKDLVVASLDGGLLKIESKRYGANGNFTVDSDTAAASDTSGIGIGQPGTVSTGLDVAGTINGEAATGSGQFLVGNTGNAKTSGLQIQYTGIDTGLVGTIKFTKGIAAQMTDSVFTFTDSVSGLLTSTDQSIQDQVASIEQQIADIQERLASRETELRARFAAMEQTMAQYQSQAARLGALNQNTG; from the coding sequence ATGAGCATAGGATCCAGCCTTTCCGGCATTACGTTCAGTGGCTTGAGCTCGGGGATCGACACCGAGGGCTTGATCAAGCAGCTGCTTCAGGTCGAAGCCATCCCGATCCAGCGACTCCAGCTTCAGGAAGCGCAGCTCAACAGTCGATCGAGCGTGCTCCAGCAACTGAAGAACCAGATGCAGACGCTTTCGACGAACGCGGCGGGCCTGAACAGCCTCGCGGCCTTCAACCCAATCAGCGCGAGCACGAGCGACAGCAGCGTCGCGACGCTCAGCGCAACGTCCGGCGCGGTCGCGGGCTCATACGACCTTTCGGTCTCCAAACTCGCCAAGGCACACAAGTTCTCGTCCTCCGCGCAATCCGACACGACCAGCGCCCTCGGCCTTGCCGGCAAGTTCGTTGTCAACGGCAAGGCGGTCGACGTGGTGGCCACGGACTCGTTGGCCGCCGTCGCCCAGAAGATCACCAATGCGAACGTCGGGGTAACTGCGAGCGTGATCGACGGAGGTGCCGGGAGCGCGTATCTGACCATCACCGCGTCCTCCACGGGCGCGACGAACAAGATCCAGATCGCCGACCTCTCCGGAACCGTCGCCGACACCTTGGGCCTCGTCGCCGGCGCCGCGACGATTCGCGAATCGATCGCCAACGGGGCCACCAGCTTTGGATTCAGCTCCTCCACCACGGCCGTCGGTTCGCTTTTCGGAGCGACCGGGCTGGCGTCCGGGACGGTGCTCATCAACGGCGTCGGCGTCAGCATCGATCCCAACGCGGATTCGCTCCAGGCTATCGCCGACAAGATCAACGCAGCCGGGACCGGAGCGACCGCGACGGTGCGAAGCGCCCAGAAGAACGGCGCGACGGTCTACAAGTTGGATATCAGCGGCGCCACGACGCCGACGTTTGCCGACGACCAGAACATCTTGGGGTCCCTCGGCATCCTCCAGCAACCGATCGGCTCGGAGCTCGTGGCCGCGCAGAGCGCCGAGTACACGCTCGACACGATCGCCTTCACGAGCGAGACCAATGCGATCACCACGGTGATTCCCGGAGTGACGCTCACGCTTCTCTCGGCCGACGAAACGACGCCGAAAACGTCTACCTTGACCCTTCAGCGCGATACCGACGGCGTGAAGTCGTCGGTGCAGGGCTTCGTGGACAGCTTCAACGGCGTCATCGACTTCATCAAGCAGAACAGCGCGTTCGACAAGGACACGTTCAACAGCGGGGCGCTCTTTGGAGACCCCGTCGCCCGCCAAGTCGAATCGGCGATCACGGACCTGCTCTTCAATACGGTGCCCGGCCTGACCGGAACCTACACCAACCTGAGCCAACTGGGTTTCTCGATGGGCGAAGAGGGCAAGCTGACCTTCGACCAGGCGGCCTTCGATACGGCCATGGCGGCCGACCCTGCGGGCGTGAGCGCCGTGTTCCGCGCGATGGGGAAGGGCTCGACGGACTCCATCACCTACGTGTCGAGCTCGGACAAGACCGTGGCTTCGGGGACCGGCTCCTACGATGTCGTGATCTCGCAGATCGCGACCAAGGGGTCCTACACAGGCTCCGTGGCCCAAACGGCGCCAAGCTCCGTCCCGGAGACCCTGACGTTCGACGGAACCCTCTTCGGCAGCACGCCCTACCAACTGGTGCTTCCCATCGGCAGCACGGCCGCGGCCGCCGTCGATCAGATCAACAACGACTCCGCGCTGAAGGACCTCGTGGTTGCGAGCTTGGACGGAGGATTGCTCAAGATCGAGAGCAAACGCTACGGCGCCAACGGCAACTTCACCGTCGACAGCGACACCGCGGCCGCGTCCGACACGAGCGGCATCGGCATCGGCCAACCCGGTACGGTCTCCACGGGCCTGGATGTCGCGGGGACGATCAACGGGGAAGCCGCGACCGGGAGCGGCCAGTTCCTGGTCGGCAATACCGGCAACGCGAAGACCTCCGGCCTGCAGATTCAGTACACGGGCATCGACACGGGCCTGGTGGGCACGATCAAGTTCACGAAGGGCATCGCCGCGCAGATGACCGATTCCGTGTTCACGTTCACCGACTCGGTCAGCGGACTGCTCACCAGCACCGACCAGTCCATCCAGGACCAGGTGGCGTCGATCGAGCAGCAGATCGCCGACATCCAAGAGCGTCTCGCCTCCAGGGAGACCGAGCTGCGCGCGCGCTTTGCCGCCATGGAGCAAACCATGGCCCAGTACCAGTCGCAAGCGGCCCGGCTCGGAGCCCTGAACCAGAACACCGGCTAG
- a CDS encoding ABC transporter permease, which translates to MNATLHIYRKELREMFRDKRVRSGAIFWPIAMIVMFLYLFGFLASTLSKPENLKVHVVKGESALAEAFKKAKLNVQTVDTIEEGEQLIRDGKARIVMALPNDEDLKNAGTKAVQVVVAFDPKDQKSQITLGAVRKVFSEMNQEIVKAVLVAKGVSADMSEPVQVKEKPVKVGEGGANDFVLSMLPYLIVIWAFYGGMSIVADLVAGEKERATLETLLISPVSRTSIALGKFLALATVCLVSSLSSIVGLVVINLLNLPITRPLLEEGMGLNPASFAVILAVLLPTVALFAALLVAISTWARNVREAQTQTTLLSFVVILPAVFSQFIGFTDFGSERWVSLIPVLNTATTIRSALLGKYDGVGLLLTLGSSGLLAAVAIALAVRMFQREEVLVRV; encoded by the coding sequence TTGAACGCAACCCTGCACATCTACCGGAAGGAGCTTCGCGAGATGTTCCGGGACAAGCGGGTACGGTCCGGCGCCATCTTCTGGCCCATCGCGATGATCGTGATGTTCCTGTACCTCTTCGGGTTCCTTGCGTCCACCCTCTCCAAGCCCGAGAACCTCAAGGTCCACGTGGTGAAGGGGGAGAGCGCCCTGGCCGAGGCGTTCAAGAAGGCCAAGCTCAACGTCCAAACCGTCGACACGATCGAGGAGGGCGAGCAGCTGATCCGGGACGGCAAGGCGCGCATCGTGATGGCGCTGCCGAACGACGAGGATCTCAAGAACGCCGGGACCAAGGCCGTTCAGGTGGTGGTCGCGTTCGACCCGAAGGACCAGAAATCGCAAATCACCCTCGGCGCCGTTCGCAAGGTGTTCTCCGAGATGAACCAGGAGATCGTGAAGGCGGTGCTGGTCGCCAAGGGCGTCTCAGCGGACATGTCCGAGCCGGTGCAGGTCAAGGAGAAGCCCGTCAAGGTGGGCGAAGGCGGAGCGAACGATTTTGTCTTGAGCATGCTCCCGTACCTGATCGTGATCTGGGCGTTCTACGGAGGCATGAGCATCGTCGCGGATCTCGTCGCGGGCGAGAAGGAGCGGGCGACCTTGGAGACGCTCCTGATCTCACCCGTGAGCCGAACGAGCATCGCGCTTGGCAAGTTCCTCGCGCTGGCCACGGTCTGCCTGGTCAGCAGTCTGTCCTCGATCGTGGGTCTCGTGGTCATCAACCTGTTGAACCTGCCGATCACGCGGCCGCTGCTGGAGGAGGGCATGGGGCTCAATCCGGCGTCGTTTGCCGTGATCCTGGCCGTGCTGCTCCCGACCGTGGCGCTCTTCGCGGCCCTGCTCGTCGCGATCAGCACGTGGGCGCGAAACGTCCGGGAAGCGCAAACGCAGACCACGCTCCTCAGCTTCGTGGTGATCCTTCCGGCGGTGTTCAGCCAGTTCATCGGATTCACCGATTTCGGCTCCGAGCGCTGGGTCAGCCTGATCCCGGTCCTCAACACCGCCACCACCATCCGCAGCGCCCTCTTGGGCAAGTACGACGGCGTCGGCCTGCTGCTCACGCTCGGCTCCAGCGGCCTTCTCGCCGCGGTTGCGATCGCGCTCGCCGTTCGGATGTTTCAGCGCGAGGAGGTCCTCGTCAGGGTCTAG
- a CDS encoding ATP-binding cassette domain-containing protein produces MVRTVSICKHFKDSKRGVVKAVDGISLEAHPGQIFGILGCNGAGKTTLLRMLSTVLTPTSGTADVGGFDVVRDSERVRASIGFLSSTTALYGRLNPIELLEYFGGLYGLKGSALKQRVDYVVAKLDLNEFTDRLCDKLSTGQKQRVSIARTILHDPPVLFFDEPTAGLDVVTSQTIMGYVEEARAQGKTVIYCTHIMSEAERLCDRLALLHDGVVHAEGTAEELKTRAESPNLEVAFLRLIGEQKPLAGGVA; encoded by the coding sequence GTGGTCAGAACCGTCTCGATCTGCAAGCATTTCAAAGATTCGAAACGCGGTGTGGTGAAGGCGGTGGATGGCATCTCGCTCGAAGCCCATCCGGGCCAGATCTTCGGGATCCTCGGGTGCAACGGCGCGGGCAAGACCACCCTGCTCCGGATGCTCTCGACGGTCCTGACCCCCACCTCGGGAACGGCCGACGTCGGTGGATTCGACGTGGTGAGGGACTCCGAGCGCGTGAGGGCCAGCATCGGGTTCCTTTCCAGCACGACGGCGCTTTACGGGCGGCTCAACCCGATCGAGTTGCTCGAGTATTTCGGGGGCCTTTACGGTTTGAAGGGCTCCGCCCTCAAGCAGCGCGTCGACTATGTCGTGGCCAAGCTCGATTTGAACGAGTTCACGGACCGGCTTTGCGACAAGCTGTCGACGGGCCAGAAGCAGCGCGTTTCCATCGCTCGCACCATCCTCCACGACCCGCCCGTGCTGTTCTTCGATGAGCCCACGGCCGGGTTGGACGTCGTCACGAGCCAGACGATCATGGGCTACGTCGAGGAGGCGCGGGCCCAGGGGAAGACCGTGATCTACTGCACCCACATCATGAGCGAGGCCGAACGCCTCTGCGACCGGCTGGCACTGCTCCACGATGGAGTCGTCCACGCCGAAGGCACCGCCGAGGAGTTGAAGACCCGTGCCGAGAGCCCCAATCTGGAAGTCGCCTTTCTTCGCCTGATTGGCGAACAGAAGCCCCTGGCGGGAGGGGTCGCTTGA
- a CDS encoding DUF5916 domain-containing protein produces the protein MKLLGLLFLGLVASSSWSQEALPAIRLDQPPNIDGVIQPEEWNGAASGSGGFDEETGRPAPEPMRFWVGYDDQYIYVSARLGDRKPDSIQAVETRANVSFPGDDFVIFAIDPYGTLGELNKFWVNPNGATNLQIAGGRAAKREWLGEMEAHGRITTDGWECEARIPWGVMSLPSAGKRTARFSVGRYLHREQRLYLWNDISGGKIENFGRWTGVEIPKSDTGRTIKLLPYGYAGTDRDEGTILNAGLDFKSSITSDMQIVGTINPDFRNVENQVLSLDFSHFERLAGESRPFFLEGQEYFQTSRDASVFASQRIGSFDAGAKAYGRLSPRTTFAVLNTADFGHENAFATNLGYNFDGQSSVTAAVSQLDVEGGSNTATFLGGTVGRGPVSAFAQLSSTDDTQAGEAGRFNSGLIYQANGWNGALEYTTIDANFLPRLGFAPERGYRGFGANVGYVRPIPHGPLMESGLEVHYEDLNAHGGGLYRRGGSFEGSLTLRDQTDIDFGYGESKFGGSTDRYQFVSVERPRGNPYQHWQVDYLWGEFAGKAYRSLAPSVSLRPLKGFQIQARYQRVEHFDTQELLIVSANYELNKVDAVSGRLITQRGDTNFYLAYRRSGNRGNEYYFILGDPNARTFRPSVIFKLVAPIEIRF, from the coding sequence GTGAAACTTCTTGGTCTTCTGTTTTTGGGTTTGGTGGCGTCCTCCAGTTGGTCACAGGAGGCTCTTCCGGCGATCCGGCTGGATCAGCCCCCCAATATCGACGGTGTGATCCAACCGGAGGAGTGGAACGGAGCGGCCAGCGGATCGGGCGGTTTTGACGAGGAGACCGGGAGGCCGGCCCCCGAGCCGATGCGTTTCTGGGTCGGCTACGACGATCAGTACATCTACGTCTCCGCCAGACTCGGGGACCGCAAGCCCGATTCGATCCAGGCGGTGGAGACTCGGGCCAACGTCAGTTTCCCCGGCGACGACTTCGTCATCTTCGCGATCGATCCGTACGGGACCTTGGGCGAGCTGAACAAATTCTGGGTGAACCCGAACGGCGCGACGAACCTCCAGATCGCCGGTGGTCGAGCGGCCAAGCGCGAGTGGTTGGGCGAAATGGAAGCGCACGGCAGGATCACAACGGACGGGTGGGAGTGCGAGGCGCGCATTCCCTGGGGCGTGATGAGCCTGCCCTCCGCCGGAAAGCGAACGGCCCGGTTCTCGGTCGGTCGCTATCTGCACCGCGAGCAGCGCCTGTACCTCTGGAACGACATCTCGGGTGGGAAGATCGAGAACTTCGGACGATGGACCGGGGTCGAGATTCCCAAGTCGGACACGGGGAGAACCATCAAACTCCTCCCCTACGGCTATGCGGGGACCGATCGCGACGAGGGCACGATCCTGAATGCCGGGCTTGACTTCAAGAGCAGCATCACGTCGGACATGCAGATCGTCGGAACGATCAACCCCGACTTTCGAAACGTCGAGAACCAGGTCCTCAGCCTCGACTTCAGCCACTTCGAGCGGCTGGCCGGGGAGAGCCGCCCGTTCTTCCTCGAAGGCCAGGAGTACTTCCAAACCTCCCGGGACGCTTCTGTTTTCGCAAGCCAGAGGATCGGCTCGTTCGACGCTGGCGCGAAGGCGTACGGCAGGCTCTCGCCACGCACCACCTTCGCGGTGCTGAACACGGCGGATTTCGGACACGAGAACGCCTTCGCCACGAACCTCGGCTACAATTTCGACGGCCAAAGCTCGGTGACTGCGGCGGTCTCCCAGCTCGACGTCGAGGGAGGATCCAACACCGCGACCTTCTTGGGCGGGACCGTCGGGCGTGGGCCCGTCTCGGCTTTCGCCCAACTCTCCTCCACGGACGACACGCAGGCGGGCGAAGCGGGCCGCTTCAACAGCGGCCTGATCTACCAAGCGAACGGATGGAACGGCGCCCTCGAGTACACCACGATCGACGCGAACTTCCTTCCGCGGCTGGGTTTCGCTCCCGAACGAGGCTACCGGGGCTTCGGCGCCAACGTGGGTTACGTGCGGCCGATTCCCCACGGGCCCTTGATGGAGTCCGGACTCGAGGTGCATTACGAGGACTTGAACGCTCACGGAGGCGGCCTCTACCGCCGCGGGGGGTCGTTCGAGGGCTCGCTGACCCTGCGCGATCAGACGGACATCGACTTCGGATACGGCGAATCGAAGTTTGGTGGGTCGACCGATCGGTATCAGTTCGTGAGTGTCGAACGGCCGCGGGGCAATCCGTACCAACATTGGCAGGTCGATTACCTGTGGGGCGAGTTCGCGGGCAAGGCGTACCGGAGCTTGGCGCCGAGCGTTTCGCTTCGGCCGTTGAAGGGCTTTCAGATTCAGGCCAGGTACCAGCGGGTGGAGCACTTCGACACGCAGGAGCTGCTGATCGTCAGCGCAAACTACGAGCTCAACAAGGTCGATGCGGTCAGTGGGCGGCTGATCACGCAACGGGGCGACACGAACTTCTACCTCGCCTACCGCCGCAGCGGGAACCGCGGCAACGAGTACTACTTCATTCTCGGGGACCCCAATGCGCGGACGTTCCGGCCCAGCGTCATCTTCAAGCTCGTCGCGCCGATCGAGATTCGGTTCTGA
- a CDS encoding DUF1460 domain-containing protein: MEFDSLVERGRERGWSRLPLGRRVVAIGKEFLGTPYVGGTLDRSPGKEECTVLLDGLDCVTFFETSLALARVLVLERPSWDALVAEVAATRYRRGAAEGYASRLHYTSDWILTNAARGLVADATRTMPGAEPWTKKIGFMSGHRDRYPALADPAVFDAIRDSERALSEADRSWIPKEAVPKAAGAFRSGDIFGLVTGVEGLDCAHTGLCAGDGAGARLMHASSSQGKVVLDRPIVELVAASRSWTGIVVARPQGA, encoded by the coding sequence GTGGAGTTCGATTCGCTCGTGGAACGGGGAAGGGAGCGCGGCTGGTCGCGGCTTCCGCTGGGTCGGCGCGTGGTGGCCATCGGCAAGGAGTTCCTCGGGACGCCGTACGTGGGGGGAACCCTCGACCGCAGCCCGGGCAAGGAGGAGTGTACGGTCCTTCTCGACGGATTGGACTGCGTGACGTTCTTCGAGACGTCACTGGCCTTGGCGCGCGTGCTGGTGTTGGAACGGCCCTCTTGGGACGCCCTCGTTGCCGAAGTGGCCGCGACCCGCTATCGGCGCGGCGCCGCCGAAGGCTACGCGTCGCGTCTGCACTACACCTCGGATTGGATCTTGACGAACGCCGCCAGAGGTTTGGTCGCCGATGCGACGCGCACCATGCCCGGTGCCGAGCCATGGACAAAGAAGATCGGCTTCATGAGCGGTCACCGGGACCGGTATCCGGCGCTGGCCGATCCGGCCGTGTTCGACGCCATCCGCGACTCGGAACGGGCTCTCAGCGAGGCGGATCGTTCTTGGATTCCAAAGGAAGCGGTCCCCAAGGCCGCCGGCGCGTTCCGCTCCGGCGACATCTTCGGATTGGTCACGGGCGTGGAGGGTTTGGATTGCGCGCACACGGGCTTGTGTGCCGGAGACGGGGCCGGGGCGCGGCTGATGCACGCCTCCTCCAGCCAGGGCAAGGTCGTCCTCGATCGCCCGATCGTCGAGCTGGTCGCAGCCAGCCGCTCGTGGACCGGCATCGTCGTGGCGCGTCCTCAGGGTGCCTGA
- a CDS encoding PEP-CTERM sorting domain-containing protein, whose product MIWRASAPVRLAPFVAAILCAAGAQAQVVAGQIDTFQDGTTMNWSGGASPTNIPDGGPLGAGDRFLRLTATGGGGSGSRIATFNDNQWSGDFQAAGVTRVEADLLNMGNTTLEMRIVLFRFNAPTSRFTSANAVVLAPGSGWQHVAFDLDSASLVSVAGSATYAQTITDVGRMMFRHDPGGPSAQGTSVVGQLGIDNVQAVPEPATLAALALGMAALGRRRRSSEKSRILREIG is encoded by the coding sequence ATGATTTGGAGAGCAAGTGCACCCGTGCGTCTGGCACCCTTTGTTGCGGCCATTCTGTGCGCCGCAGGGGCCCAAGCCCAGGTTGTCGCGGGACAGATCGACACGTTTCAAGATGGAACCACCATGAACTGGTCGGGGGGCGCGAGTCCCACGAACATCCCCGATGGAGGCCCATTGGGCGCCGGGGACCGGTTCCTGCGGCTGACCGCGACGGGAGGTGGCGGCTCGGGGAGTCGCATCGCCACATTCAACGACAACCAGTGGTCGGGCGATTTTCAGGCCGCCGGTGTCACGCGCGTCGAGGCGGACCTGCTCAACATGGGCAACACGACGCTCGAGATGAGGATCGTCCTGTTCCGGTTCAACGCGCCCACCTCGCGCTTCACCTCGGCCAACGCGGTGGTGCTCGCGCCGGGATCGGGTTGGCAGCATGTGGCCTTCGACCTGGATTCTGCGAGTCTGGTTTCGGTTGCAGGCAGCGCCACCTACGCCCAGACGATCACGGACGTGGGGCGGATGATGTTCCGGCACGATCCGGGCGGTCCGTCGGCCCAGGGCACGTCCGTGGTCGGCCAGTTGGGGATCGACAACGTCCAAGCCGTTCCGGAGCCGGCCACGCTGGCGGCCCTCGCCCTGGGTATGGCCGCGTTGGGGCGTCGGCGCCGATCAAGCGAGAAATCGCGAATTCTTCGAGAAATCGGCTGA
- a CDS encoding M28 family peptidase: MIRQTLAAAAIVLGASWAAAQSAAWDTTLTPARQAVLDRVDANSLRGHLSFIASDLLEGRGTPSRGLDLAAEYIAAQFRRAGLEPGGDDGYFQTAEVSVRGSSEPGKARNVVGILRGTDPALKDTCVLVSAHYDHLGMRATGEGDTIFNGANDDGSGTVSVIELAWALAKTHPKRSIVFVTYYGEERGLLGSRYFAQHPPFPLDKMVAMVNLEHVGRTDDTEGPRLKAVSMTGFDYSDLGQVFRAAGEKVGVEVQKHPVNSDAFFGRSDNQALADAGVPAHTLCTTFIFPDYHKVSDHWDKVDFENMAVVDRMVALGLMALADSTQVPHWSENPRAARYREAWKGLHGGGENR; encoded by the coding sequence ATGATTCGCCAAACCCTTGCCGCCGCCGCGATCGTTCTTGGTGCTTCGTGGGCTGCCGCCCAATCCGCAGCTTGGGATACGACGCTGACGCCGGCGCGTCAGGCCGTCCTGGATCGCGTCGATGCCAACTCGCTTCGCGGCCACCTCTCGTTCATCGCGTCTGACTTGTTGGAGGGTCGGGGAACCCCATCCCGCGGGCTCGACCTTGCCGCGGAGTACATCGCCGCCCAGTTCCGCCGAGCCGGTCTCGAACCTGGCGGCGATGACGGCTACTTCCAGACCGCCGAAGTCTCGGTTCGGGGGTCTTCGGAGCCGGGGAAGGCCCGGAACGTGGTGGGCATTCTTCGAGGCACGGACCCCGCGTTGAAGGACACGTGCGTACTGGTGAGCGCGCATTACGATCATCTAGGCATGCGTGCGACCGGGGAGGGCGACACGATCTTCAACGGCGCGAACGACGACGGCAGCGGCACGGTCAGCGTGATCGAACTGGCGTGGGCCCTTGCGAAGACCCATCCCAAGCGATCCATTGTTTTCGTGACGTACTACGGCGAAGAGCGGGGTCTGCTCGGGTCCCGGTACTTCGCCCAGCACCCCCCGTTCCCGCTCGACAAGATGGTGGCAATGGTGAACCTCGAGCACGTCGGCCGTACAGACGATACGGAGGGGCCCCGGCTCAAAGCCGTGAGCATGACGGGCTTCGACTACTCGGATCTCGGTCAAGTGTTTCGAGCAGCTGGCGAGAAGGTGGGAGTGGAGGTGCAGAAGCACCCGGTCAACAGCGATGCGTTCTTTGGAAGGAGCGACAATCAAGCGCTGGCGGACGCTGGAGTTCCCGCGCACACCCTCTGCACGACCTTCATCTTTCCGGACTACCACAAGGTGTCGGACCATTGGGACAAGGTCGACTTCGAAAACATGGCTGTGGTGGATCGCATGGTGGCGTTGGGCCTGATGGCGCTCGCCGATTCCACGCAGGTTCCGCACTGGTCCGAGAATCCGAGGGCCGCCCGCTACCGAGAGGCGTGGAAGGGGTTGCACGGCGGCGGCGAAAACCGGTGA
- a CDS encoding APC family permease, which produces MKDFSLWAALKRLRRILFGAPIHSSQAHHERLSPLLGLPVFASDALSSVAYATEAILSVLVLYGLAAIHDQLPIAAAVAALIVIVTISYSQTIRAYPHGGGSYIVASDNFGETVGLIAGGALLIDYVLTVAVSVSAGVAAIVSAYPSLHNLLVPMSLLFIGGVAWANLRGVRESGAAFALPTYGFILAMGTMLVTGVVQSLGTAPPPQVVFADPNMLGSAASLPFLFVILRSFAAGCTALTGIEAVSDGVAAFRDPAPQNAIRTLRIMAFLLVGLFIGTGYLSRFLPEITLHSTANPEYRTLVSQLAIHVFGADSALFYVLQFATAAILVLAANTAFADFPRLGSFLARDGFLPRAMARQGDRLVFQNGIILLAVLAGTLVWHFHGNLDHLLPLYAVGVFTAFTLSQLGMLRYWSRRRSTDPKWMRGALVSGTGGIVTALVTLVILVTKFMEGAWIVVILLAVLFVSLRAVKQRYESIARQLETTKPAELGARKNLVLVLVPRVHRGVQEALDYALSCHGECRAIHVTLDEKNVPTLRDDWERLGRGVPLVVLGSPFRSLIKPILEYVDEARDEDPNRMVTVIVSEAVPRKWIHKLLQENVAIQLKLALGQREGIAVTNLRYFLD; this is translated from the coding sequence ATGAAAGATTTCTCGCTCTGGGCCGCGCTCAAGCGCCTTCGCCGAATACTCTTCGGCGCGCCGATCCATTCATCGCAGGCGCATCACGAACGCCTGTCGCCGTTGCTCGGACTTCCCGTCTTCGCCTCCGACGCGCTGAGTTCGGTGGCGTACGCGACGGAAGCGATCCTCAGCGTGCTCGTGCTGTACGGACTGGCGGCGATCCACGACCAACTGCCGATCGCGGCCGCGGTGGCCGCGCTGATCGTCATCGTCACGATCTCGTACTCGCAGACGATTCGGGCGTATCCGCATGGCGGAGGTTCGTACATCGTGGCGAGCGACAACTTCGGCGAGACGGTGGGGCTCATCGCCGGCGGCGCGCTGCTGATCGACTACGTCCTGACGGTCGCGGTGTCTGTGTCGGCGGGTGTTGCGGCGATCGTCTCGGCTTACCCTTCGCTGCACAACCTGTTGGTCCCCATGAGTCTGTTGTTCATCGGAGGGGTCGCTTGGGCGAACCTGCGGGGCGTGCGCGAATCGGGTGCCGCGTTTGCGCTTCCCACCTATGGGTTCATTCTCGCCATGGGAACGATGCTCGTGACGGGCGTCGTGCAGTCCCTCGGAACCGCGCCCCCGCCTCAGGTCGTCTTTGCCGATCCGAACATGTTGGGCTCTGCGGCCAGCTTGCCCTTCCTTTTTGTCATTCTTCGCTCGTTTGCGGCGGGGTGCACCGCCCTCACCGGCATCGAGGCGGTGAGCGACGGAGTTGCGGCATTTCGCGATCCCGCTCCGCAGAATGCGATTCGAACTTTGCGGATCATGGCCTTCCTGCTCGTGGGGCTGTTCATCGGGACCGGCTATCTCTCGCGGTTCTTGCCTGAAATCACCCTGCACAGCACCGCGAATCCCGAGTACCGGACGCTCGTTTCGCAACTCGCGATCCACGTCTTCGGTGCGGATTCGGCCCTGTTCTACGTGCTCCAGTTTGCGACGGCCGCCATCCTCGTCCTCGCGGCCAACACGGCGTTTGCCGACTTCCCACGTCTCGGCAGTTTTCTGGCTCGCGATGGGTTCTTGCCCCGTGCGATGGCGCGCCAGGGCGACCGCCTCGTGTTCCAGAACGGCATCATTCTCCTGGCCGTGCTGGCCGGAACGCTCGTTTGGCACTTCCACGGCAACCTGGACCATCTCCTCCCGCTCTACGCGGTCGGCGTCTTCACCGCGTTCACGCTCTCGCAGTTGGGGATGCTCCGCTACTGGTCCCGCCGTCGGAGTACGGATCCGAAATGGATGCGCGGCGCCCTCGTGAGCGGAACAGGGGGTATCGTCACGGCCTTGGTCACGTTGGTGATTCTCGTGACCAAGTTCATGGAAGGGGCCTGGATCGTCGTGATCCTGCTCGCCGTGCTCTTCGTCTCCCTTCGCGCGGTGAAACAGAGGTATGAATCGATCGCCCGCCAGCTCGAAACCACGAAGCCTGCCGAGCTTGGCGCCCGCAAGAACCTGGTGCTCGTCCTCGTTCCCCGAGTGCATCGGGGCGTGCAGGAAGCGCTGGATTACGCACTCTCCTGCCACGGCGAGTGCCGCGCGATCCACGTGACCCTTGACGAGAAGAACGTGCCGACGCTGAGGGACGACTGGGAGCGTCTTGGCCGGGGCGTACCTCTCGTCGTCCTCGGTTCGCCGTTCCGCTCCCTGATCAAACCGATCTTGGAGTACGTGGACGAAGCGAGGGACGAGGACCCGAACCGGATGGTGACGGTCATCGTGTCCGAGGCGGTGCCGCGCAAGTGGATCCACAAGCTGCTCCAAGAGAACGTCGCGATCCAGCTCAAGCTCGCCCTCGGCCAGCGCGAGGGCATCGCGGTCACGAACCTGCGGTACTTCCTCGACTAG